In the genome of Ursus arctos isolate Adak ecotype North America unplaced genomic scaffold, UrsArc2.0 scaffold_22, whole genome shotgun sequence, the window agagaaaaggtcAGAGAAGCTCTGATTATGGTCTAAATGAATGATAGGACACATAAAGCTGAATCAAGACTCAGGTCTCTGGTTCAGCCAGAACAGAAATGTTACTGTTACCTCGTGTTCCAAGTCTGGAAATGCTGGTTTTGTTACTTTGAGGAATTGAATAACCAGAACATTTTAGATCCAGAAAAATCTCAGGATTGGAAGCGATATTTAGGATCATGTAGTTCTATCACGGTCTAGATGTCAATATCCTTCCCAAATATTTCTCTACCCGGAGAGACACACTCTATCTATTGCATCTTAGTACAGCTCTGTTCCAAAACCCATCATTACATTGACCTGGAAGCTGATTGCCACTTGTTTCCTGTATTTATTCTGAAAACTCTGAATCCTTTATAAGATAAATGGAACCTTgaatctctccctctttttttctgtatctaggATGGGATGTGTCCTTTCCTCTAAAGAAAATAGGCCATGAATAAACAGTAATATTTGAAGTTCTTGCTTGCTCTCAAAGATTTAATTGAGAATAGCTCTTGGGAATATGAGGTGAAAGAGGTTAATTACTATTTTGTAATCAAAGAATTTTAGCCCTGCAAAAATAATCACAACCACAAAGTTGGAGATGCCAAACAGACATGTTCAGGACTCCAGGGGAATTATcccaggtgttttgttttattcagttaATAAAAGCTTGGTGGCCTGCTTTAGAACTTTAGGGAAATTGAAACGTAAAAAACTTTTGATGTTCCCCAATAATTGATGAAATGATGTCGGTTTTCCTTTCCCGGAGATGTTGGCAATAATAATCCTTCCTGTGCTCTGAAAATGATaaactttcctttttccccctctgttaaaatgaagaaaaaattcccTATTCTTGCGAAAACCTACAGAAGGTgactttctcttcatttattataTGCGTCTCTACCTAATCCTTATATTATCCTAAAAATCCTTGGGTTGGTGACCTGGAGTGATGGTTAAGTGCCAGTAAGTGAATACAGACATTTTCTAAATTGACTGAATGTAATCCCCAAAAGATATGGGGTAGAGACCTCCCAAAGCAGCCAGACAGGTAACGGAGAAGTGTCCAACTGGCATTGTTTTCTGACAGTGTCTTTTCGTGTGTGTTCTTTGCATTGTGGCTTTTGTCTACTGCATTTCATTCTACATCACAACATCACTTAGTTTCTGGGACCCCTTGATTCGTCCTATCAAAGCCTTGAAACTTTGACATTTCTATTAAAAGCCAGAAATTGTTGGCTTGAAAAATATACGTTGAAAAATATAGGTTGAAAAATCAAGCTATATTCTGGTTACTGGAGAACATCTAAAAGAGAAGTAGAAAtggctgaaaaaataaaaggatagagaAAGGACATACAAGGCAAACATTAACCAACTTTGGTAGATTGTATTGTTGTTCCCAATTATTatgtacttttcttctttttttcaattttttttaactgaagtatagttgatacacaatgttacattagtttcaggtgtacaacacagtgattcaacaaatctATATGTTgtctatgctcaccacaagtgtagctaccgtctatcaccatacaatgttaATAAGTTAACTGAAATTCCAGTTTTATTGCGTTGTGGTTAACGACTTGACTGCTACTTGAATTTATTGACTTTTCCTCCATAAaattgcatgttttattttttttaagattttatctatttatttgagagagagagagagagaatgcaggagctggaggaggggcagagggagaggcggacctcccccccctccccccccgctgagcagggagcctgccttggggttcaatcgcaggaccctgggatcatgacctgagtcaaaggcagatgcttcacctactgagccacccaggcaccccaatatctGATTCATACATCGTGGATGGAAACAAAGAGGTATTCTCTGGAGAGTACCAATgttaataaacatatattaattacattttaaatatgactaACTTAtactaaatttatatatatactaatttataaaattatgcatAGAATTTCACCTCGCTTCAATGACTTTTAAAGAGTCAGGGTATACACCCAGACACATACACAttgtgattatatatatgtaagtaaatCTTACTAAAGAGCATATtcattataaagatatttttctttttaagagtttcGCGAGTGCATTTTTCACTTCCTTGTTCCTCAGACTGTATATCAGGGGATTCAACATCGGAATCACAGTGGTATAAAATACTGAGGACGCTTTCTCCTGGATGAGTGAACTGCTGGAGGCAGGTTTGAGATACATGGACACGAGCGTCCCATAAAATATGAGGACGGCTGTCAAGTGGAAGCTGCAGGTGCTGAAGGCTTTGGACCTGCCCTGGGCAGAGCGGATGTGGAGGATGCTGGAGACGATGAAGCCGTAAGAAATGATGATGGTCAGGCTGGTGGCTACCATGTTAAATCCGCCAATGACAAAGATCAAAAGCTCATCAATGTCAGTGCTTGAACAAGAGAGTTGAATAAGTGGGATGATGtcacagaaataatgtttaatgacGTTTGGGCCACAGAAAGTCAGCCTTAATATACAACCTCCATGAATCATCGCATCGGTGAATCCTACCGAGAAGCTAGCAGCCACCAGCAGAGAGCAGGCCCCAGGGGACATGATGACATGGTAGAGCaggggtttgcagatggccacgtagcggtcataggccatggccGCTAACATGTAGCACTCGGAAATGacaaaaatgcagaagaaaagtaGCTGAGTCATGCATCCAGAATAGGAGATAGCTTTATCGCTTCGTAAAAAGCCTGCCAACATTCTGGGCGTAATAACAGAAGAATAGCACACGTCTAAAAAAGACAGACTACTGAGGAAATGGTACATAGGGGTGTGAAGTTGAGAACTCAAGCTGATTATTGAGATCATGCCGAGATTTCCCACCACTGTCACTGCATAAATCCCtaagaagaggcagaaaagaggCAGCTGAAGCTCGGGTTGGTCAGTTAGTCCTGAAAGAAGAAACCCAGTCACTGAGGAATGATTTCTGATGCCCATTCTCTTCTGAGAAATCTGCAGAGATGAGAGGAAAGAACCAAGTCAGGCAGGCAGAATCCTAGCATCTCCGAGTTCTGCAGTTCAGGTATTTATAGCATGAAGACGCGCAACGAAGGTTATCTTAGCCCCTTGGCACCAAGCCCGTGCCTCCATTGACATGCGGGACTTTGGCCACCTCCCTCTGCAAAGTCAGCACTCCGATAACATAGTAGGTAAGCATCTATTTAACTATAGATTTTAGGAGCTATAAATAAATTTCAGCAATCTCTCCCCTGTCTCAGATTCTTCTAGCCTAGTATGAAACCTTTAACTCTAATGTCAGAGAGAAGACTAAAGACACAGGAGAGGCTTTCTAAAGCAAATCAGCTGAAGATGTTCTTAAAGAAAGGGCTGTGgatggagaaaataaatgcttttgttaATGACACATTTGCCCAGGGCTGGCCTGCCTCCAGGATTTCCTACAGAGAAGATGTCCATTGTTAAGGTCGATTATGCTTT includes:
- the LOC113260193 gene encoding olfactory receptor 8D4 gives rise to the protein MGIRNHSSVTGFLLSGLTDQPELQLPLFCLFLGIYAVTVVGNLGMISIISLSSQLHTPMYHFLSSLSFLDVCYSSVITPRMLAGFLRSDKAISYSGCMTQLLFFCIFVISECYMLAAMAYDRYVAICKPLLYHVIMSPGACSLLVAASFSVGFTDAMIHGGCILRLTFCGPNVIKHYFCDIIPLIQLSCSSTDIDELLIFVIGGFNMVATSLTIIISYGFIVSSILHIRSAQGRSKAFSTCSFHLTAVLIFYGTLVSMYLKPASSSSLIQEKASSVFYTTVIPMLNPLIYSLRNKEVKNALAKLLKRKISL